GCGATAACTCTTGACTCCCTGGGCTGAGTCGCTCATGCCCAGGTAGAACTCCCGCACGTCCTCGTGAGCGAGCAGCCTCTCAGGTGGGCCATCAAAGACGATTCCCCCGTTTTCCATGACGTAGCAATAATCGGATATGCGTATGACCATGCTGGCGAACTGATCCACCAGCAGCACCGTAAGCCCCATCTCCTCTCTTATCGCCCTCAACCTGTCCTCGAGGTGCGCCAGGACCGAGGGAGCCAGACCAAGGGACATCTCGTCGACGAGAAGCAAAGAGGGGTTGTTCAGCAGGGCCATGGCGATGGCAAGCATCTGGCGCTCCCCACCCGAGAGGTACCCAGCTACTTGTCTTCGCCGTTCGGCAAGTAGGGGGAACCATTCGAATATTTGCTCGAGAACCCTGCGCTGGCTCTTCCCGTCACTGGAGCCACCCCGCCATCGTGCAACGGCTAAATTCTCCTCCACTGTAAGGGTCAAGAACACCTTGTCTCTTTCGGGCACGAGGGCAATGCCCAAGGAGGTTGTCTCGTGGGGTTGCAGCCCTTTGATGCTACGCCCCTGATATACGATGTCGCCCTCGGTGATCTGAGCATCCTCGCCAGGCAGGAAGCCGGATATGGCCCGCAGCAACGTGGTCTTGCCAGCTCCGTTGATGCCTATGACCCCTACCATGGCCCCAGCTGGCACGACTAGCGATACATTCCGGATAGCCACTAACTTGCGGTGGTAGGTCACCTCCAGGTTATGGACACGGAGCAAAGGTTGAGGGGTGGACATGTTTACCTTAGCCCGCTAACCATAAACTTGAAAGGCCACAGCTGGAAGAAGGACTTCACTCTCTCCCACAGGGCCACCAGCCCCCGCGGCTCTAGCAGGAATACGGCAACTATGACCCCTCCGAAAGCTATGCGCTGGAGCTGAAGAATGTTGATCACCAGCCGCTCGGGCGTGGGAAAGATGTGAACGATGAAGTCGATGACAAATGGCAACAGAGTGATAACAAAAGCACCCAGCAGCGATCCTAAAATGGACCCTAAGCCACCCACCACAATCATGGCCAAATACTGTACCGTGAGCAGGAAGGAGTACTTCTCTACCGAGACGAACCCAGCGTGGTAGGCATCTATTGCACCAGCCATGGCTGCCAAAGCCGAACTTACCGTGAAGGCCAGGAGCTTATAGCGCACGAGAGGAATGCCGCAAGCCTCGGCAACGATGTCCCGGTCCCGTATAGCTTGCCACGCCCTCCCCACCCGGCTCCGGACGAGGTTGATGCACGCTAGCGTCGTAAGGGCAGCCACGACACCTAGCAGATAGTACCATTCACGGTCGCTGTCGATAATCAGAGGGCCGAAAGAGGGCTTGGGTATAACGATGCCCGCCGAGCCACCGAGCCTGTGCTGATACTCGCTGGCACCATAGACGATCACGGCATGCAGCGCCAGTGTGGATACCGCCAAATAAAGGCCCTTCACCCTCAGGGAGGGCAGCCCCACCAGCACACCCAACACCGCACCCACTGCCGACGCCGCAGCCACCACCGGTATGAAGGCAGAGAACTCCAGCTCCTTCACCATGAGGGCAGCTGTGAAGCCGCCGGCGGCAAAAAGCCCAGCAAAACCCAGCGACACCTGCCCCGCATAACCAATGAGCAGGTTCTGCGAAAGTGCGCCAAGCACCGCGATAAAACACAGGTTGACAAGGTGAACCTGGAAGTTAGAGCCCACCAGTGGGAAGAGGGCCACCGCTATGGCTAGGGCAAACAGCGCCTGCTTCTTAAAGGCTGTGTCGAAGACGGCCAGAGCCTGGCGGTAGGAGGTGTAGAAGTAGCCACTGCCGCTGGCCATGCTCACACCCGCTCCAGCTCCTCTTCCTCTCCCAGAAGGCCCCAAGGCCTCAGGATGATGAAAGCGAGGATGATGAAGTAGGGCACCACGCCGGCCAGCAAGGGGTCGGCGTAGCGCACCGCCAGGTTCTCGCTCATGGCCACCATCAGGGAGGCGATGACCGTCCCAAGGATGCTGGTCAGCCCGCCAGCCAAGGGTACCGCCAGGGCGCGCAGGCCCTGCTCAGCTATGTTAGGCTCGAGTCTAACGTTGGCGGCAAAGGCCAGCCCCGCTATCCCTGCCCCTATAGCCGCTAACGCCCATGACAGAGCGAATGCCAAGTGAATGTTAACACCCCGCTGAGATGCTAGTACGGGATGCTCTGCCGAAGCCCTCATCTGCATACCTATCCGGGCGAGACGTAGGAAGGCGATGACGCCACCAATAAAGAGAACCGCCGCAGCCACCGCCCCCGCCTCTACTACTGTAACGGCAGCACCAGCCGGCAGATGCAGCGTCTTGTTGGTGATACCTAGCACCTCCAGCGGGTACCGGGCCTGGGCCGTCCATACCAGCTCCGATACCCCTCTCAGCACGATGGCTAGGCCCACAGTCATCAGGACGATGGAGAACACCGGGTGCCCTGTCATGGGTCGGATGGTTGCCCAGTAGATCACTCCTGCTACCACCGCCACAAGGACTAGGGCCAACAGCACCATCAGGGGCAGAAGGCCTCGACCCAATACGGTAAGGGCGAACAAGAAGTAGGCACACAGCATCAAGAGCTCGCCATTGGCCAAATTCAACACTCGAGACGCCCGATAGACCAGGACATAGCCTGTGCCCACCAAGCTGTAGAACGCCGCCAGGACCACCACCTGCGCCACCAGTTGGGCATCCATCGCTACGCCCTCTACTGTTGGCTCACAACTGTTACTGACACCTCCCGCTTGCCCGTGTGTTCGACCCGATACCAGGGGCCCACCGGCACGATCCGGTTGCTGGCGCTGTCCCACTTGTACAGACGCTGGTACCGCTGGCCGATATGGTCCGTGGGGGTAAACTTGAGCTTGGCCCCCGCTGGCCAGATCCCGCTAGCACCGTAGTCCACCTCGAGGTTGTTCATCGCCTGCTGGAATTTGGCCCGGTCGCAGGGCCAGCCGCACTGACGCAAAGCGCTTTCCACCATGACCCCCAGTGCCCACCCGTACATGAGCCGGGGGACGGGGAACGCCGAACCGAACTCGCGCGCCGCCGCCTCCAGCTCAGCGTGGAAGGGCTTACGCTCTGCCAGTGGGTATACTCCGAAGGAGATAATGAGCTGGTCCGACTTGAACCGCTCCAGGATGTCGTCATAGCCCAGGGGCGGGTCGCCCACCCATGTCCCCCGCCATCCCTGGCGCAGGAGGGCCTGGAACAGGGCCAGCGTCGCCTCCTCAGGGGCCCCGCCCGTGCCCCATTGAGCGCCGAAGTCGATGCCCTGGCGGGCGATGGGCCCCAGGTCGGCCGGCGGTGGGTTGGGCACCACCACCATACGCGCCTCTAGCCCTTTCCCCTGCAGTCGCTTGGTAGCGTCATCGACGATGGCCCGAGAGGCGGGGATGTCCAGTGCGGACAGGAAGACTTTCGCCCCCGGCCCGCCTTGCTGAGCGATGTATTCGACTACCGGTGCCAGATGGGAACCTATCCCCCCGGCCAGCAGGGGAGTGCAAAAGAGCAGGGGGTCCGGGTCGGGAGGCGCCTGCTGATCGATACATCCGGTGGAAGATAGAACCGCCGCCCCGAGCGGCTTCGCCTGCTCCAGCACCGGCAAGATATTGGATGAAGGGCCCAGCATGACTACGGTTAGGGCGTTATTGGATTCGAACAGCTCCTTGGCTAAGGCACCGGCCACCGATGGGTTGGCCTGGCTGTCTTTGACCACGAGGTTGACCGGGTGACCGTTTATGCCGCCGCGGGCGTTAAGGTGGCGGATGTATAGCCGGAACCCCTCGGTGAACGGAGCATAGGTGCTGGCGACCGGCCCGGTGATAGCTGCCACCGCCCCTACGTTGTAGGGCTCACCGGCAGCAGCAGGAGAGGCGGTGGGCGTGCCCGGTTGCTTTTCAGCACGGCAGGCGGCAAGTAATATGCTGACCACAAAGAGGATCACCATCGTCCGGCGCATGGCCTACCTCCTTAAACCTCTCTAGGACGTGCCGGTTCCTGGTACATGGACTCCACCAGTTCACGGAACTTCTCGTACATCAGCCGTCGCTTCACCTTGCGAGTGGGGGTGATCGGCTCCCCCTCTTCCTCCGGGTCCAGCTCCTTGGGAATGATGCGGAAGTACTTGACCTGCTCCACCCGCGCTAGGTGCGCGTTGGCCCGGTCTATCTCCTGCTGGATGAGCTTTTGCAGCTCCGGTCTGGCTATCAAGCTGCTGAAGCCCGTAAACGGGATCCCTTGTTGTCTGGCCCACTCAGCGCAGTTGTCGTAATCGATCTCGATGAGCGCCGTCAGGTATTTGCGTCCTTCGCCGAAAACCACCGCCTCGCTGATGTAGGGGCTGGCCTTGATGAGGGTCTCGATCTCGGTGGGGCTAATGTTCTTGCCGCCAGCGGTGACGATGATATCTTTCTTGCGGTCTACCAGCCTGAGCTCGCCCTCGCTCGTCCACTCGCCCACGTCGCCGGTATGCACCCATCCCTCCTCGTCCAGCACCTCAGCCGTCTTGACCGGGTCCTGCCAATAGCCCGAGAAGACCGACGGGCCCCGGAAGAGGACCTCGCCGTCCTCGGCAAGACGGACCTCGGTTCCTGGCACCGGCCTGCCGGCGGTTCCGGGTTTCGGGAACCGTCGTTCCTGGGCCGTCAGGAGTCCTCCACATTCGGTCTGACCGTAGCCGTTGCGGAGGTCCACCCCCCACATCTGCCACAGGGCCTGCACGCGGTCCGGGATGGGCGCGCCGCCGGTGAGGGCCACCCTGACGCGCATGAGGCCAAGCTTGTCCAAGATGGGGCGGAACACCAGCAGCCACCCGATACGGTGCAGGAGGGCTAGCAGTATCGAGTCGCGTCCGTCCCATCGGCGCTCGAGCCGCCGCCACGCCACCGCCATCGCCAGCTCGTACGCCCACCTCTTTACTAGGGACGAATTCTCGATGCCGATGAGGACCTGGGAGGCGAACTTCTCCCAGTATCGTGGCACTGTGCCGATGAACGTTGGGGATACCTCGAAGAGGGTCTGGGCGTACTCCTCAATCCCCTCACCGATGTGTACCTCCAGATCTATGAGCAGGGGCAGGCCGATGGTCATCAGACGTTCGAAGATGTGAGCCAGAGGCAAGACGGACACGCTTCGGTGGCGGCCGCGCAGCAGCTCCGGTAGGGCGAGGCAGAGCCCGGCAGCCCCGCTGAGCAGGGCGCTGTGCGATATCATGGCACCCTTGGGCGGGCCGGTGGTGCCCGACGTGTAGACGATGATAGCCGGGTCGGTGGGCTTCACCTCCTTCACCAGCGAGGCGAACATGTCTGGGTGTTGGCGCCTGGCCTGTGCTCCCAGCTGCTCAAGCTGGCTAAAGGTCATGATGCGTGGGTCCCTGTACATGAATAGGGCCCTTGTGTCGGCCACCACGATGCGCTCGAGGCCCGGCAGCCGGTCGGCCACCGCCAGCACCTTGTCCAGGTGCTCCTGGTTCTCGGCCACAAACACCCTGGCCCCGCCGTTCTCCACCAGGTACAAGACCTCGCTGGGGGAACTGGTGGGATACACGCCGTAGACGATGGCGCCCAACGCCTGGGCTCCCAGGTCGGCCAACACCCACTCGATGCACGTGTCGCCCATAATGGCCACGCGGTCGCCCTTCCTAAGGCCCAGTTGCGCCAGTCCGAGGCAAACGTTTTCCACTCTCTCCCGTAGGCCGGACCAGGTCAGCTCATGGTAGATCCCCAGCTCTTTGTATCGGTAGGCGACCCTGCTCGAGCGTTCCTGAGCCCGGTGCACCAGCAGCCCCGGGATGGTGCTGCTGCGGGCCCTCCGTAGTAGCTCATCGGGGGACGGAACTTGGGGTCGGGCACGCGGCACAGCCACCATGGCCTCACCCCCATCCAGCAACCTTCACGCCCCCTGGAACTGGGGTTGTCGCTTCTCGCGGAAAGCCTGTACGCCTTCCTGATAGTCCCGTGTGCGCATCAGGAAGGCCTGGGCTAGCATCTCGGTGAGATGGGCAGCCTGGACGGAGGAGTCGGCGGCAGCGTGAAGGACGACCTTGGCCATCCCTAGGGCTAGGGGGGCCTTGGCCTTGAGGCTTCGTGCCAGGGCTAGCGCCTCGTCCATGAGCTGCTCATGGGGCACCACCTTCGTCACCAGGCCCATCTGATAGGCCTCCTGGGCAGTAAGTAGGTTGCCCCCCAGCACCAGCTCCTTGGCGCGCAGCAGCCCAAGCAACTTCACCAGGCGGGAACTGCCTTCGCTGGCGGGTATCAAACCGATGTTGGCCTCCACGAATCCTAGGCGCGCCCGCTCAGAGGCGATGCGGAAATCGCAGCCCAAGGCTAGCTCTATGCCCTCGCCCACCGCAACGCCATTTATGGCCGCGATGACTGGTTTGGGTAGCGTCTCTAGGTTGGAAACAAACCCGAAGCGGTTCCTAACCCATTCGAAGGGCAATACCCTTCCGGGGGCCGTCCATACCTGACGCTCGAACATTTCGATGTCAGCACCAGCAGAGAATGCACGCCCAGCGCCTGTGAAGATAAGCACCCGGTACCGGTCCTCGGACTTCACGGCATCGATGACATCATTGATCTCGCGGAGGGTTTGCTGGTTGAATGCGTTGAGCTTGTCTTCGCGGTTGAACGTAACCACCACGATGCCGTCCTCCGGCTCATCCCACCTGAGGTGTTGTAGCTCCATCGTCACCTCCCAAGGCTAGATTTAATTGGCCAACCCGCCGGTAGAATCAAAGCTCGCAGGCGATTATATAGGCCATCCCAGGTGGTGTCAACCTCTGGCGGCCTTGTCTTGCAAAAAGGCGAGGGTAGACTGGTGATGCTATGGGTAGGGATGGGGAGCGGTTGCCACGTGCGTTCCAGCTCTGTCTGGAGGTGGCCTAGGCCCATCGCCAGGGCAGGGTCCCTGAGCGCAAGCGGGGCCACCCCTGCGTCTACGGCTGGGACCTCTATCTGGCCCTCCTCCTCTTCCGGGCCTACCTGCGGGCCACCTATCGGGAGACGGTGGCTATCCATCAGGCCCTCTTCCCCGACCGCCCTTGCCCCTCCTGGAAAGTCCTTGCACCACTCAAGGGCACCTCCGCCAAGAAGGGCAGGCCCCTCCATCTACCTACCGGCCGCGGGCGGTGGTGGGGGGCCTGTTGGGGGTTATTAAGAGCAGACTCGTCAGTGGCTACCTCGTCACCCTCAGCTAGCACCGCTATCTGCAAGACAAGCCCACCCGTGGCGCTTTTACCCAGCGCGGGTGGCGCTTTTCCAGGCAACGCCGGGCTCAGACATCGCGAGGGGGACCTCAGGGCTGGAACGAGAGGCCCTTGCTATGAAGAAGGAGCGAGATGGCCAACCGAAGAGCCTGCACCAGCAGCCCCCTCTCGGGCACCCTGCAGACCATGAGTCCCCGACCTGCTGGCAACTGCTACTGGAAATAGGTGACCCCAATCACGTAACGGCTGGAGCGGCAGCGTACACAAAGACTACCCACCACCAGCCAGCAGCACCCCTACCGGTGTCAACCTCGTATTTCACGTCATACCTCGGCGCCTATATCCTCATCCCTGAAGAAAGTCCAGCACCATCTCGGCCACCAGTTCAGGGCGCTCCATGGGCAAGAAGTGGCTGGCTCCCTCCACTACTCGCAGTCGCGCCCGGCCCAGCCTCCGGGCGAGTTCAGAGGCGGCGAACGAATAGATGGGCTCAGTTTCGCTGCCCGTCAGCACTAGCGCTTCGGCCTTTACGTAAGGTGCCAGCGACCAAGCATCGAGCTCCAGATAGCCTTCAAACACTTGTGCCTCGATCTCAGGAGGGCACTTCAGCTCCACCTCACCTTCCCCGACCTGGCGTGTCCCTCTCTCCACGTACAGCCTGAGCACTTCGGCGTTCCACCGGTTGAAGGGCGCCCGAGAGCTATAAGATCCGAGCATGGCGTCTCGGCTGGGCCAACGACTCCGGCGCCGGCGCGCGGCGGCCGCTATCTCCATCACTCGCTCCAATGAGTGTACGGCCATCAGGGTATAGCGCTGTGCATCCACGCCGCCGATCCCCTCGTAGCGCGTCGTTGGCAGGGGGAGGATGCTCGGCTCGATGAATACCAGCTTCTGCACCCTATCGGGATGGCGGGCCGCGAACGCCAGGGCAGCTGCGCAGCCTACCGAGTGGGCCACCGGCAGGACGGCGCCAAGGCCGAGCGCCTCCACCAGCCCGGCGTAGTCGGCAGCGAGGACAGACCAGCTATAGCCCTGGGGAGGCTTGTCCGAGTCCCCGTGTCCGCGGGCGTCGTAGGCATAGACGTGGAAGTGGCGGGCCAGATAGCGCGCCACCGGCTCCCAGAGCCAGGCTAGGAATCCAGTAGCATGGCCAAGGGTGACTACTGGACCAGGCCCAGGCCACTCAAGGTAGTGGAGTCGCAGTCCGTTAACGACTACAAAACCCTCTTGCATAGCACAACCAACAGATGCTCGCCCATCAGTTATTGCCCCAGAGGGCCTCGTGGTTTATAAGCGCCAACTTTGGCTGCCACGGCGGGGCCTGGCCACGCCCCCCGGTATTCAGCGCTTGATTACGAGGGCGAGGCATGCTTCCAAGAACTCATCGACATTGTCCCTCTCTGGCTCATACCACTTGTACAGCCAGGAGGTCATGCCCATAATGGCATGGGCAGCATAACGGGGGTTGATATGCGTAGGGAGATATCCCGCCTCGATGCACGCCTTTATTGCTTCGATGAATACCTTGAGATAACGCCGCTCCTTGATCTTCAACTGCTCTCGATACTGCTCGTCCAGGTACTGCTTCTGGTCAAAGAAGACATTGAATAGCCAAGGCTCAGCCGCAATCGTGTAGACCTGGTGCCGGATCAGCTCCTTCAACCTCTCCATGGGGTCGGGGATCTCGGCCACCCCTTCCATCTTTTCCAGCGCCCGACTCATAGCCCGGTCAGCGATCATGGCCAAGAGCACAGCCTTCGAGGGTATGTAATAGTAAACCGTGGCTTTGCTCATGTCCAAGTCACGGGCCACATCCTCGATGGAGGTGCCAGCAAACCCGTTTTCCCGGAACAAAGCGGCGGCCCGTTCCAGGATGGCCTCTCGCCGTTCCAGATAATAATCGGAGGGCTCAGTATGCCTACGCCGTCCTCGTCGCTTCCCCGGCTCCGCCTGCGCCACTGGCCCCATGGTCAACTGAACGACGAGGGATATCTCCTTCCCTGATGCTACCATAATGGAGTGGGGAGAGGCAACAAATCCCTCAGGACCTCAGATGGACTTTAGCCACCAGCACGACTTGCCCTTGGCCATTGCGAGCCTCCACTCCACCCTCCGTGGGTACCACCTCCAGCTCGTCCCCCGGCAGCACAGGCGCTGTGAAGCGGGCCTCGAAGCCTCTCAGGCGGTCTAGCCCTACCTGGGCTACTATGCCGTCCAGGACAAGGCTGGCTGTTAGAGGCCCGTGCGCGATCACTGATGGCAGCCCCGCGCTGCGAGCAAACTCGTCGTCGAAATGGATAGGGTTGAAGTCACGGACCGCACATCCGAAACGGGCGATCTGTAATCGATTGATAGGGCCCACCTTGAAGGGTTTCAGCTCCATCGCTTAGTCCCCCCTTTCGATGAACACGGTGCGCTGACGGCATATCAGTTCGCTCTGTTCGTCTTTGAACTCGCTCACCACCACGGCGAAGCGAAGGTTGCCCTTGGTATAGGCGTCGTCGACGTATACCCTGATGCGCACCCTCTCCCCAGGCTGGAACGGGCGAGCCCATTCATAGGACTGGGTCCCCAACAGGGCCTTCCTGAGGTCGATGTTCAAGGCGTCCACCAGGGCCCGCTCGCCAGCTATCGCTGGGCCAAAGTACGACACTAGGCTAGCTGTCTCCTTACTCGTCGAGCTGCCGATAGCTGCGGCCAGGGTCTCCATTTGCCGGGACGAGAGGACCTCCTCAACTTCGAACAGCACTTTCCCTTTCACAGATTCGTCCATATCCTGACCTCCTTTTGAAGAGAATGTCTCTCGGTGCCCTCCTCCAACCATCGCATCTCTTCGAATGGGTTGTGGCACGAGTTACAGTACCATATAGCCCGACATACCGAGGCCCCGAAGGGCGACTCTTGGCGCACATTCACCGAGTCACAGTAGGGACAACGCAGCCATCGGCGGCCCTCGCTATCTAGCTCCGGAATCGCGATCCCGTACTCACGCAAGCGACGTCGGCCCTCTGGACTGATAAGCCCCGTGGACCAGGCGGCAGCGTCCAGCCAGCGACAGCGTATATCACGATCGCCAAAGGCGACCTTCAAGCGCTTTTCCACAAGCAAGCGGATGAGCTCGCGGGCGGGGCACCCCGCCCGGGTAGGGATAAGCTCCACCTCTATGACTCCGTCCGCCGCCGTCCCACAGTTCGCCACCAGCCCCAGGTCGACGATGCTCACCGGAGCCTCAGGATCCTCCACATCACGCAGCACCGCCAGAATCTGCTCGCTGGAGAGTGGTTCGTTATCGGCACCCATAGACCCGCCCTCCCCTTCAGCCCCAGGTAATGGCTTCCGGATCTGACCGGTAGATGCGCTGCTGCTCACGCACGAACTCCCAGAAGGACGAGACATCTGGCCCAGGCGTGGGCTCGCTAGCCATCTCAGATAGCAAACTGTCGGCGTGCGGGAGCGATAACGGCGCCAAGACCTTAGCTACGGACTCAGCCCACTGGCGGCGGAGAGTGGCCGGATCCCACCACGTTGGAGCATCCTTTACCCAGAACGTATCAGTCACGTAAGGGAGCAATAGCTCTATGGCGGACCCCAGTCGCTGGCGTGCCTCAGGGTGACGACCAAGGGAGGTCATCCACCAGCGCCAGTAACGTCGGTGTTCCTCTTCCTCTCGTTCCATGATAGCGACGATGCCTGCTAAATCTTCCACCTCCGATAGTCGC
The sequence above is a segment of the Dehalococcoidia bacterium genome. Coding sequences within it:
- a CDS encoding ABC transporter ATP-binding protein — its product is MLRVHNLEVTYHRKLVAIRNVSLVVPAGAMVGVIGINGAGKTTLLRAISGFLPGEDAQITEGDIVYQGRSIKGLQPHETTSLGIALVPERDKVFLTLTVEENLAVARWRGGSSDGKSQRRVLEQIFEWFPLLAERRRQVAGYLSGGERQMLAIAMALLNNPSLLLVDEMSLGLAPSVLAHLEDRLRAIREEMGLTVLLVDQFASMVIRISDYCYVMENGGIVFDGPPERLLAHEDVREFYLGMSDSAQGVKSYREVKQYRRRRRWYG
- a CDS encoding MaoC family dehydratase, with the translated sequence MELKPFKVGPINRLQIARFGCAVRDFNPIHFDDEFARSAGLPSVIAHGPLTASLVLDGIVAQVGLDRLRGFEARFTAPVLPGDELEVVPTEGGVEARNGQGQVVLVAKVHLRS
- a CDS encoding branched-chain amino acid ABC transporter permease, with the translated sequence MASGSGYFYTSYRQALAVFDTAFKKQALFALAIAVALFPLVGSNFQVHLVNLCFIAVLGALSQNLLIGYAGQVSLGFAGLFAAGGFTAALMVKELEFSAFIPVVAAASAVGAVLGVLVGLPSLRVKGLYLAVSTLALHAVIVYGASEYQHRLGGSAGIVIPKPSFGPLIIDSDREWYYLLGVVAALTTLACINLVRSRVGRAWQAIRDRDIVAEACGIPLVRYKLLAFTVSSALAAMAGAIDAYHAGFVSVEKYSFLLTVQYLAMIVVGGLGSILGSLLGAFVITLLPFVIDFIVHIFPTPERLVINILQLQRIAFGGVIVAVFLLEPRGLVALWERVKSFFQLWPFKFMVSGLR
- a CDS encoding branched-chain amino acid ABC transporter permease: MDAQLVAQVVVLAAFYSLVGTGYVLVYRASRVLNLANGELLMLCAYFLFALTVLGRGLLPLMVLLALVLVAVVAGVIYWATIRPMTGHPVFSIVLMTVGLAIVLRGVSELVWTAQARYPLEVLGITNKTLHLPAGAAVTVVEAGAVAAAVLFIGGVIAFLRLARIGMQMRASAEHPVLASQRGVNIHLAFALSWALAAIGAGIAGLAFAANVRLEPNIAEQGLRALAVPLAGGLTSILGTVIASLMVAMSENLAVRYADPLLAGVVPYFIILAFIILRPWGLLGEEEELERV
- a CDS encoding Phenylacetic acid catabolic protein is translated as MRADLEPIVRAWADDEIFFATYLLGRSCGASPDLEKILAMASIGQDEFGHAELLLGLLFPGPDVERRRDKERYFFEREPSDFRNSSLLKLELLDDWAAFVVRAFLYEEAESVRVGRLSEVEDLAGIVAIMEREEEEHRRYWRWWMTSLGRHPEARQRLGSAIELLLPYVTDTFWVKDAPTWWDPATLRRQWAESVAKVLAPLSLPHADSLLSEMASEPTPGPDVSSFWEFVREQQRIYRSDPEAITWG
- a CDS encoding alpha/beta hydrolase; the encoded protein is MQEGFVVVNGLRLHYLEWPGPGPVVTLGHATGFLAWLWEPVARYLARHFHVYAYDARGHGDSDKPPQGYSWSVLAADYAGLVEALGLGAVLPVAHSVGCAAALAFAARHPDRVQKLVFIEPSILPLPTTRYEGIGGVDAQRYTLMAVHSLERVMEIAAAARRRRSRWPSRDAMLGSYSSRAPFNRWNAEVLRLYVERGTRQVGEGEVELKCPPEIEAQVFEGYLELDAWSLAPYVKAEALVLTGSETEPIYSFAASELARRLGRARLRVVEGASHFLPMERPELVAEMVLDFLQG
- a CDS encoding TetR/AcrR family transcriptional regulator, whose amino-acid sequence is MVASGKEISLVVQLTMGPVAQAEPGKRRGRRRHTEPSDYYLERREAILERAAALFRENGFAGTSIEDVARDLDMSKATVYYYIPSKAVLLAMIADRAMSRALEKMEGVAEIPDPMERLKELIRHQVYTIAAEPWLFNVFFDQKQYLDEQYREQLKIKERRYLKVFIEAIKACIEAGYLPTHINPRYAAHAIMGMTSWLYKWYEPERDNVDEFLEACLALVIKR
- a CDS encoding AMP-binding protein encodes the protein MAVPRARPQVPSPDELLRRARSSTIPGLLVHRAQERSSRVAYRYKELGIYHELTWSGLRERVENVCLGLAQLGLRKGDRVAIMGDTCIEWVLADLGAQALGAIVYGVYPTSSPSEVLYLVENGGARVFVAENQEHLDKVLAVADRLPGLERIVVADTRALFMYRDPRIMTFSQLEQLGAQARRQHPDMFASLVKEVKPTDPAIIVYTSGTTGPPKGAMISHSALLSGAAGLCLALPELLRGRHRSVSVLPLAHIFERLMTIGLPLLIDLEVHIGEGIEEYAQTLFEVSPTFIGTVPRYWEKFASQVLIGIENSSLVKRWAYELAMAVAWRRLERRWDGRDSILLALLHRIGWLLVFRPILDKLGLMRVRVALTGGAPIPDRVQALWQMWGVDLRNGYGQTECGGLLTAQERRFPKPGTAGRPVPGTEVRLAEDGEVLFRGPSVFSGYWQDPVKTAEVLDEEGWVHTGDVGEWTSEGELRLVDRKKDIIVTAGGKNISPTEIETLIKASPYISEAVVFGEGRKYLTALIEIDYDNCAEWARQQGIPFTGFSSLIARPELQKLIQQEIDRANAHLARVEQVKYFRIIPKELDPEEEGEPITPTRKVKRRLMYEKFRELVESMYQEPARPREV
- a CDS encoding enoyl-CoA hydratase/isomerase family protein, whose product is MELQHLRWDEPEDGIVVVTFNREDKLNAFNQQTLREINDVIDAVKSEDRYRVLIFTGAGRAFSAGADIEMFERQVWTAPGRVLPFEWVRNRFGFVSNLETLPKPVIAAINGVAVGEGIELALGCDFRIASERARLGFVEANIGLIPASEGSSRLVKLLGLLRAKELVLGGNLLTAQEAYQMGLVTKVVPHEQLMDEALALARSLKAKAPLALGMAKVVLHAAADSSVQAAHLTEMLAQAFLMRTRDYQEGVQAFREKRQPQFQGA
- a CDS encoding MaoC family dehydratase N-terminal domain-containing protein, whose amino-acid sequence is MDESVKGKVLFEVEEVLSSRQMETLAAAIGSSTSKETASLVSYFGPAIAGERALVDALNIDLRKALLGTQSYEWARPFQPGERVRIRVYVDDAYTKGNLRFAVVVSEFKDEQSELICRQRTVFIERGD
- a CDS encoding ABC transporter substrate-binding protein, coding for MRRTMVILFVVSILLAACRAEKQPGTPTASPAAAGEPYNVGAVAAITGPVASTYAPFTEGFRLYIRHLNARGGINGHPVNLVVKDSQANPSVAGALAKELFESNNALTVVMLGPSSNILPVLEQAKPLGAAVLSSTGCIDQQAPPDPDPLLFCTPLLAGGIGSHLAPVVEYIAQQGGPGAKVFLSALDIPASRAIVDDATKRLQGKGLEARMVVVPNPPPADLGPIARQGIDFGAQWGTGGAPEEATLALFQALLRQGWRGTWVGDPPLGYDDILERFKSDQLIISFGVYPLAERKPFHAELEAAAREFGSAFPVPRLMYGWALGVMVESALRQCGWPCDRAKFQQAMNNLEVDYGASGIWPAGAKLKFTPTDHIGQRYQRLYKWDSASNRIVPVGPWYRVEHTGKREVSVTVVSQQ
- the paaD gene encoding 1,2-phenylacetyl-CoA epoxidase subunit PaaD, which produces MGADNEPLSSEQILAVLRDVEDPEAPVSIVDLGLVANCGTAADGVIEVELIPTRAGCPARELIRLLVEKRLKVAFGDRDIRCRWLDAAAWSTGLISPEGRRRLREYGIAIPELDSEGRRWLRCPYCDSVNVRQESPFGASVCRAIWYCNSCHNPFEEMRWLEEGTERHSLQKEVRIWTNL